A region of Streptomyces cinnamoneus DNA encodes the following proteins:
- a CDS encoding IclR family transcriptional regulator → MPPSAEPRPASTSGGVQSLERAFDLLERMADAGGEVGLSELATSSGLPLPTIHRLMRTLVACGYVRQQPNRRYALGPRLIRLGESSARLLGTWARPHLARLVAETGETANMALLDGDEVVYVAQVPSRHSVRMFTEVGRRVLPHSTGVGKALLAQSADDHVRALLTRTGMPAATEKTITTPEAFLAELAQVREAGFAMDDNEQEIGVRCLAVPVPNAPTSAAISVSGPAGRVTEAATERIVPLLREVAAELSAELAGTGAAPA, encoded by the coding sequence GTGCCCCCGTCCGCCGAGCCCCGACCCGCCTCGACCAGCGGCGGCGTCCAGTCCCTTGAGCGCGCCTTCGACCTGCTGGAGCGGATGGCCGACGCCGGAGGCGAGGTCGGGCTGAGCGAGCTGGCGACGAGCAGCGGGCTGCCGCTGCCGACCATCCACCGGCTGATGCGCACGCTGGTGGCCTGCGGGTACGTACGACAGCAGCCCAACCGCCGGTACGCGCTCGGCCCCCGTCTGATCCGGCTCGGCGAGAGCTCCGCCCGGCTGCTGGGCACCTGGGCACGACCGCATCTGGCGCGGCTGGTGGCGGAGACCGGCGAGACCGCCAACATGGCGCTGCTCGACGGCGACGAGGTCGTCTACGTCGCCCAGGTGCCCTCACGGCACTCGGTGCGGATGTTCACGGAGGTCGGCCGGCGCGTCCTGCCGCACTCCACGGGCGTCGGCAAGGCGCTGCTGGCGCAGAGCGCCGACGACCACGTGCGCGCGCTGCTGACCCGGACGGGCATGCCGGCGGCGACGGAGAAGACCATCACCACGCCCGAGGCGTTCCTGGCGGAGCTGGCCCAGGTGCGCGAGGCGGGCTTCGCGATGGACGACAACGAACAGGAGATCGGCGTCCGCTGCCTCGCGGTGCCGGTGCCCAACGCGCCGACCTCCGCGGCCATCTCGGTCTCGGGACCGGCGGGCCGGGTCACGGAAGCCGCCACGGAACGGATCGTTCCGCTGCTGCGGGAGGTCGCGGCGGAGCTCTCCGCGGAGCTGGCCGGCACGGGGGCGGCTCCGGCCTGA
- a CDS encoding nucleotidyltransferase family protein has protein sequence MTSTVNARTGRAPVAGLLLAAGGGRRLGGRPKALLPHRGGLLVEHALRVLREGGCGPVHVVLGAGAEKVRARLGPAAGVVLVDHPGWADGMGTSLRAGLASLTAAGTDASAALVALVDQPRVGARAVARVLAAHREGAELAAAAYEGVRGHPVLLAREHWDGVARAATGDRGARDYLRQHASLVRLVECSDVAAPDDVDTPDDLALLD, from the coding sequence ATGACGTCAACGGTGAACGCGCGTACGGGCCGGGCGCCCGTCGCGGGCCTGCTCCTCGCGGCGGGCGGCGGGCGGCGGCTGGGCGGACGCCCCAAGGCCCTGCTGCCCCACCGCGGCGGCCTGTTGGTGGAGCACGCCCTGCGGGTGCTGCGCGAGGGCGGCTGCGGGCCCGTCCACGTGGTGCTGGGCGCGGGGGCGGAGAAGGTGCGGGCCCGGCTCGGGCCGGCGGCGGGCGTGGTCCTGGTGGACCACCCCGGCTGGGCCGACGGCATGGGCACCTCCCTGCGGGCGGGGCTCGCGTCGCTGACGGCCGCCGGCACGGACGCGTCGGCGGCGCTCGTGGCGCTCGTCGACCAACCGCGTGTCGGCGCCCGGGCGGTGGCCCGCGTGCTCGCCGCGCACCGGGAGGGGGCGGAGCTGGCGGCGGCGGCGTACGAGGGCGTGCGCGGCCACCCCGTGCTGCTCGCCCGGGAGCACTGGGACGGCGTGGCCCGCGCCGCCACGGGCGACCGGGGTGCGCGGGACTACCTGCGTCAACACGCCTCGCTCGTACGTCTCGTGGAGTGCTCGGACGTCGCCGCGCCGGACGACGTCGACACCCCGGACGACCTGGCGCTCCTTGACTGA
- the aceB gene encoding malate synthase A, translating into MSAPAQRAAVAAGAPYVERQEEVLTDAALAFVAELHRRFTPRRDELLARRAERRAEIARSGRLDFLPETAPLREDPLWHVAPAPAALEDRRVEITGPADDRKMTVNALNSGARVWLADFEDASSPTWENVVRGQLNMADAFRRRIDFTAPGGRTYALRPAEELATVVMRPRGWHLDERHLTVDGRPVPGALTDFGLYFFHNAQRLLDLGKGPYFYLPKTESHLEARLWNEVFVFAQDHLGIPHGTVRATVLIETITAAFEMEEILYELRDHASGLNAGRWDYLFSLIKNFRDGGERFVLPDRNAVTMTAPFMRAYTELLVRTCHKRGAHAIGGMAAFIPSRRDPEVNEVALGKVRADKDREAADGFDGSWVAHPDLVPVARACFDAVLGDRPHQKHRLREDVRVTADQLIAVDSLEAKPTAAGLRNAVQVGLRYIEAWLRGMGAVAIFNLMEDAATAEISRSQLWQWVNAGVVLDDGEKVTAALVREVAAEELAAARTETGAWQQAHDLLLKVALDEDYAEFLTLPGYDLLG; encoded by the coding sequence ATGTCCGCACCAGCGCAGCGGGCGGCCGTGGCCGCCGGCGCCCCGTACGTGGAGCGGCAGGAGGAGGTGCTCACCGACGCGGCGCTCGCCTTCGTCGCCGAGCTGCACCGGCGGTTCACCCCGCGCCGCGACGAGCTGCTGGCCCGCCGCGCCGAGCGCCGGGCGGAGATCGCCCGTTCGGGCAGGCTGGACTTCCTCCCCGAGACCGCCCCGCTGCGCGAGGACCCCCTCTGGCACGTCGCCCCGGCGCCCGCCGCGCTCGAGGACCGCCGCGTGGAGATCACCGGCCCCGCCGACGACCGCAAGATGACGGTCAACGCCCTCAACTCCGGCGCCCGCGTGTGGCTCGCCGACTTCGAGGACGCCTCCTCACCCACATGGGAGAACGTCGTCCGAGGCCAGCTGAACATGGCCGACGCCTTCCGCCGCCGCATCGACTTCACCGCCCCCGGCGGCAGGACCTACGCGCTGCGTCCCGCCGAGGAGCTCGCGACCGTCGTCATGCGGCCGCGCGGCTGGCACCTCGACGAGCGCCACCTGACCGTCGACGGCCGCCCCGTCCCCGGCGCCCTCACGGACTTCGGCCTCTACTTCTTCCACAACGCCCAGCGGCTGCTCGACCTGGGCAAGGGCCCGTACTTCTACCTCCCCAAGACCGAGTCGCACCTCGAAGCCCGGCTCTGGAACGAGGTGTTCGTCTTCGCCCAGGACCACCTCGGCATCCCGCACGGCACGGTCCGCGCCACCGTGCTGATCGAGACGATCACCGCCGCCTTCGAGATGGAGGAGATCCTCTACGAGCTGCGCGACCACGCCTCGGGGCTCAACGCCGGCCGGTGGGACTACCTCTTCTCCCTCATCAAGAACTTCCGCGACGGAGGGGAGAGGTTCGTCCTCCCCGACCGCAACGCGGTCACCATGACGGCCCCGTTCATGCGCGCGTACACCGAGCTGCTGGTGCGCACCTGCCACAAGCGCGGCGCCCACGCGATCGGCGGCATGGCGGCCTTCATTCCCTCCCGCCGGGACCCCGAGGTCAACGAGGTCGCCCTCGGCAAGGTCCGCGCCGACAAGGACCGCGAGGCGGCCGACGGCTTCGACGGCTCCTGGGTCGCCCACCCCGACCTCGTGCCGGTCGCCCGCGCCTGCTTCGACGCCGTCCTCGGCGACCGGCCGCACCAGAAGCACCGGCTGCGCGAGGACGTGCGGGTGACGGCCGACCAGCTGATCGCCGTGGACTCGCTGGAGGCCAAACCCACGGCGGCCGGCTTGAGGAACGCCGTCCAGGTCGGCCTCCGCTACATCGAGGCGTGGCTGCGCGGCATGGGCGCCGTCGCCATCTTCAACCTCATGGAGGACGCGGCCACGGCGGAGATCTCACGCTCCCAGCTCTGGCAGTGGGTGAACGCCGGCGTCGTGCTCGACGACGGCGAGAAGGTGACGGCGGCCCTGGTGCGGGAGGTGGCGGCCGAGGAGCTCGCGGCGGCCCGCACGGAGACGGGCGCCTGGCAGCAGGCCCATGACCTGCTGCTGAAGGTGGCCCTCGACGAGGACTACGCGGAGTTCCTCACACTGCCGGGCTACGACCTGCTCGGCTGA
- a CDS encoding DUF5955 family protein has translation MEEERVGRFGAEPDPRVDALSTAVSRLRRALAGHPVLLPDRDAAEDELAALDAMVRTGSPDVSRLRRSLLLVAGAVGSVSALAPALGEVRAAVDRFGGPSEGAGGEAELPRPREGA, from the coding sequence GTGGAAGAGGAGCGAGTGGGTCGTTTCGGTGCGGAGCCGGACCCGAGAGTCGACGCGCTAAGCACCGCGGTGTCCCGGCTGCGCCGGGCGCTGGCCGGGCACCCCGTCCTTCTGCCGGACCGGGACGCCGCCGAGGACGAGCTGGCCGCCCTGGACGCCATGGTGCGCACGGGCTCGCCGGATGTCTCGCGGCTGCGCCGCTCCCTGCTGCTGGTGGCGGGCGCCGTCGGGTCCGTCAGCGCCCTGGCCCCCGCCCTCGGCGAGGTCCGTGCGGCCGTGGACCGCTTCGGCGGGCCGTCGGAGGGTGCCGGCGGCGAGGCGGAGCTGCCCCGGCCGCGCGAGGGCGCCTGA